CTTCTTAAGGTCATCGAGAACAAGACCTTCAAGCGGATTGGCGGCATCAGGGACATTACTGTCGACCTGAGGATTATTGCTTCTACCAACAAGAAACTTTCAGAAGAGGTGAAGAAGGAGAACTTCAGGGAAGACCTCTATTACCGCCTGAAGGTTATTCCTGTTGTCATGCCCCCGCTCAGGGAACGGCCTGAAGATATCACTCTCCTTGCGCAGTTCTTTATTGACGGGTTCAACAGGGATTTCAAGAAAAATGTAAAGGGACTGTCGACTGAGACGGAAAAGGCATTTCTCGCATATTCCTGGCCGGGCAACGTCAGAGAGCTGAAAAATGTGATCGAGCGGGCAATGATCCTTGAGAATGATGAATATATCCTCCATGAACATCTGCCAATTGAATTTTCGGCAAAAAGTGAGGTGCCTGCAGAGATTTCTTCAGGCCAGATCACGCTGCCTGTTGCAGGTCTCGATATAGAAGAAGTTGAAAAGGAGCTTATCCGGCAGGCCCTTGAGCAGACGAAATATAATCAGACAAAGGCTGCCCGTCTTCTGAATCTCACAAGAGATGCCCTCAGATACCGGATGCAGAAATTCGGCTTCCTGCAGGATAAAGTCTGAGATCCGGTCTTTATTTAATCCAGGAGATGTATTAAGATATCGCCATGAATGTTCTTGTTGTTGACGATGAACAGCTTGTGAGGTGGTTCCTTGACCGTGCGCTCAAAAAGAGCGGGCATGAGGTTATGACCGCGTCGAACATCGCTGAGGCTGCGGAAAAGCTCAGAACCGTGAAGATAGACCTGCTTTTTGTTGATCTGCGTATGCCTGAGGGAGGCGGGGTGGAGCTTATCCGGCAGCTTGAAAACGCTCAGCAGAAGCCGAAGATCATCGTCTGCTCGGCCTTTATCACGAACGAACTTGAGGATGAGTTCAGGTCCAAAGGCATCTGCACCCTGAGGAAACCTTTTAAGCTTGACGAGCTGAATGATACGCTGAAGAAGTGCCTGGAGCAGTGAAGTCGCCAGTGGCGATCATGCCTGTTCTGTCTTATTTCTGCCTCAACCTTAACCTCTCGCCTGTTTTTATATCGTGAAAGCCCTGGTCACCGGTGCAACGGGGTTTATCGGCAGCTTTCTTGTCGAAGCCCTCAGCAGAAAAGGCTATGACGTCACCTGCCTTGTCAGAAAAACATCAAATATAAAATGGCTGAGACATCTCACCCTGCAGTACCTGTATGCTGATCTCGATGATACTGATTCTTATGCTGAAAATCTGGGCGGGTTTGCCTATATTTTCCATCTGGCCGGACTCACCAAGGCTGATACGGCGAAAGACTTTTATCATGCCAATGCAGAATGCACGCAAAAGCTTATCACTGCGACAGCAGAGAAGAACCCGGCATTGAAGAGGTTCCTGCATGTCAGCAGCCTTGCTGCTGCCGGTCCGAGTCTTGACAGCAGACCCTTGCTCGAAGATCTTCCTGCCTGCCCGGTCTCCGTTTACGGGAAGAGCAAGCTGGAG
This DNA window, taken from Nitrospirota bacterium, encodes the following:
- a CDS encoding response regulator, with the translated sequence MNVLVVDDEQLVRWFLDRALKKSGHEVMTASNIAEAAEKLRTVKIDLLFVDLRMPEGGGVELIRQLENAQQKPKIIVCSAFITNELEDEFRSKGICTLRKPFKLDELNDTLKKCLEQ